In Croceicoccus sp. Ery15, a genomic segment contains:
- a CDS encoding DNA polymerase III subunit delta', with protein MTVLIGHDEAWASWRSAMQGQRMHHAWLLAGGRGLGKAGFALAAAAELVAEEGVPQPEALAHPDIMLLERPPATSDDEKKREEGKPFNRKRNISVDQIRAMQRRLTTRPTLGARRAIIIDSADDLEKSAVNALLKSLEEPPAGCFFLLVAHRPGGLLPTVRSRCRQLRFHALSDERLAQVLAEQKPDAPAELRQAAIDAAQGSPGAALAFIEDELAPIARELRAIMRQGDPDFTRRGALAAAIGARPDRERLLASVRLAREICAEQARHAPRAHQMRLIDTHDRLVRLGAEIPYANFDPGLTVVEIGGLLAGAAAPKG; from the coding sequence ATGACGGTCCTGATCGGACATGATGAGGCCTGGGCCAGCTGGCGTTCGGCCATGCAGGGGCAGCGTATGCATCATGCATGGCTGCTGGCGGGCGGGCGCGGTCTGGGCAAGGCGGGGTTCGCACTTGCGGCGGCAGCGGAGCTGGTGGCCGAAGAGGGCGTGCCCCAGCCCGAAGCGCTGGCGCATCCCGATATCATGCTGCTGGAACGTCCACCGGCGACCAGCGACGACGAAAAGAAGCGTGAGGAAGGCAAGCCCTTCAACCGCAAGCGGAACATCAGCGTCGACCAGATCCGTGCGATGCAGCGGCGCCTGACGACACGGCCGACCTTGGGTGCACGACGCGCGATCATCATCGATTCCGCCGACGATCTTGAAAAATCGGCCGTCAACGCCTTGCTGAAAAGCCTTGAGGAGCCCCCAGCAGGCTGTTTTTTCCTGCTGGTCGCGCACCGCCCGGGCGGCTTGCTGCCGACCGTGCGTTCGCGCTGTCGCCAGCTGCGGTTCCATGCGTTGAGCGACGAACGGCTGGCGCAGGTTCTTGCCGAACAGAAACCCGATGCACCCGCTGAATTGCGACAGGCGGCGATCGATGCGGCACAGGGCTCCCCCGGTGCGGCGCTGGCGTTTATCGAGGACGAACTGGCGCCAATTGCGCGCGAATTGCGCGCCATCATGCGTCAGGGTGATCCCGATTTTACGCGTCGCGGTGCGCTCGCGGCAGCCATTGGTGCGCGGCCCGACCGCGAACGGCTGCTCGCCAGCGTCAGGTTGGCGCGCGAGATTTGTGCCGAACAGGCACGGCATGCCCCGCGAGCGCATCAGATGCGGCTGATCGACACGCATGACCGGCTGGTCCGGCTTGGGGCGGAAATACCCTATGCGAATTTCGATCCCGGACTGACCGTGGTCGAAATTGGCGGGTTGCTGGCAGGGGCTGCGGCACCTAAGGGTTAG
- a CDS encoding lytic transglycosylase domain-containing protein, whose translation MTIFSRLFAGLTAFAAFALAPAASAQVYTQAGFEAYLAQVANKARAEGVSDRAIRQGLTGLTINTRVVELDRPQAPDPPGSSYPPFAPYRERHVDAARISGGQRTYAASASLIPSIEQRYGVPGEILIAIWGHETNYGSYTGTFDTIRSLATLAYEGRRRDLFESELIAALKMIDRGVTRQQLTGSWAGAIGNPQFLPSVWLRVAQDGDNNGTRDIWNSRADTLASIANYFVQAGWRRGEPWGVPAYVPGNFNRSANVSRLNAPRCERVFERHGQWKTVAEWKALGIRPQGMIADDTFAFLFEPDGPGATAYLLTSNYRVILDYNCSNYYALSVGLLADAIH comes from the coding sequence ATGACGATTTTCTCGCGCCTTTTCGCCGGTCTGACCGCCTTTGCCGCATTTGCCCTTGCGCCCGCCGCTTCGGCACAAGTCTATACGCAGGCGGGGTTCGAGGCCTATCTGGCGCAGGTCGCCAACAAGGCCCGCGCCGAGGGGGTTTCGGACCGCGCGATTCGGCAGGGGCTGACCGGCCTGACCATCAATACCCGCGTCGTGGAACTGGACCGGCCGCAGGCACCCGATCCGCCGGGATCGTCCTATCCGCCATTCGCGCCCTATCGCGAACGGCATGTGGATGCCGCGCGCATCAGCGGCGGGCAGCGAACCTATGCCGCCAGCGCATCGCTGATCCCGTCGATCGAACAGCGCTATGGCGTTCCGGGAGAAATCCTGATCGCGATCTGGGGGCATGAAACCAATTACGGCAGCTATACCGGCACGTTCGACACGATCCGGTCGCTGGCGACGCTGGCCTATGAAGGTCGCCGCCGCGACCTGTTCGAAAGCGAGCTGATCGCCGCGCTGAAAATGATCGACCGCGGGGTCACGCGCCAGCAATTGACGGGCAGCTGGGCAGGGGCCATCGGCAATCCGCAATTCCTGCCCAGCGTCTGGCTGCGCGTGGCGCAGGATGGCGACAATAACGGCACGCGCGACATCTGGAACAGCCGTGCCGACACGCTGGCCTCTATCGCAAATTATTTTGTTCAGGCTGGCTGGCGTCGCGGCGAGCCATGGGGCGTGCCCGCCTATGTCCCCGGCAATTTCAACCGTTCGGCCAATGTAAGCCGTTTGAATGCGCCACGGTGCGAGCGCGTGTTCGAACGCCATGGCCAGTGGAAGACCGTGGCCGAATGGAAGGCGCTGGGCATCAGGCCGCAGGGAATGATCGCGGACGACACATTCGCCTTTCTGTTCGAACCCGACGGACCGGGGGCGACGGCCTATCTGCTTACCAGCAACTATCGGGTGATATTGGACTATAACTGTTCCAACTATTACGCGCTTTCGGTAGGTCTGCTGGCAGACGCCATCCATTAG
- the tmk gene encoding dTMP kinase, translated as MTAGKARGRFIAFEGGEGAGKSTQARLLAEALQARGLDIVITREPGGTAGAEALRALLLDPAYDWGPKSEALLFAAARSDHVEHLIEPALAAGKWVICDRFVDSSRAYQGGAGGIGDADVLTLHRIGSGGLLPDLTILIELHAGEAALRARARDGDAADRIGGKHADYHSAVRDRFALLADQSPDRFARIAGTGSAQDVHARIMAALTPLLDAP; from the coding sequence GTGACCGCAGGGAAAGCCCGCGGCCGGTTCATCGCCTTTGAAGGAGGCGAGGGCGCGGGCAAATCGACGCAGGCGCGTCTGCTGGCCGAGGCATTGCAAGCGCGGGGCCTCGACATTGTCATCACCCGCGAACCGGGCGGCACGGCGGGGGCAGAAGCATTGCGCGCCCTGCTGCTCGATCCCGCCTATGACTGGGGTCCCAAATCAGAAGCGTTGTTGTTTGCCGCCGCGCGCAGCGACCATGTCGAACATCTGATCGAGCCTGCGCTGGCGGCAGGCAAATGGGTCATCTGCGACCGCTTCGTGGATTCCAGTCGCGCCTATCAGGGCGGGGCAGGCGGTATTGGCGATGCCGATGTGCTGACGCTCCACCGGATTGGCAGCGGCGGATTGCTGCCCGATCTGACCATTCTGATCGAATTGCATGCCGGTGAAGCCGCCCTTCGCGCGCGCGCGCGCGACGGCGATGCGGCGGACCGGATCGGCGGAAAGCATGCAGATTACCATTCGGCGGTGCGCGACCGCTTTGCCTTGCTGGCAGACCAATCGCCCGACCGCTTCGCGCGGATCGCCGGCACTGGCAGCGCGCAGGATGTGCACGCGCGGATCATGGCGGCGCTGACACCCCTGCTGGATGCGCCATGA
- the metG gene encoding methionine--tRNA ligase, which yields MADPYYITTAIHYPNGKPHIGHAYETIAADVIARFQRASGREVRFQTGTDEHGLKMAQKARELGVSPRDLCDEMSAHFRNLFDLLEIEYDNFIRTTEDRHHAATQALWKAMEANGDLYLDRYEGWYSIRDEAYYDESELTEGEGGEKLSPQGTPVEWTVEESWFFRLSKYAEPLLALYRDNPEFIQPDSRRNEVMRFVEGGLRDLSVSRTSFDWGVKVPGADDHVMYVWVDALTNYLTGLGYPDKTDDFAKFWPADLHLIGKDIVRFHAVYWPAFLMSAGLPVPRQVFGHGFLLNRGQKESKSLGNVTDPVGLVEQFGVDPLRYFLMREIAFGQDGSYSPDAIVTRSNAELANSFGNLAQRTLSMIFKNLDGELTAGLPEDAADAELMSAVADAVSGLRAGFAKLAFSEGLEAWMRGVFACNAYVDEMAPWALRKSDPERMKAVLNVLFRCVRDLAIAVRPVVPGSIDRLLDQMGIAGDTRDYAALGDAGWFAALIASGFKVDKPTGVFPRLEMPETEGAA from the coding sequence ATGGCCGATCCTTATTATATCACCACCGCCATCCATTATCCGAATGGCAAGCCGCATATCGGCCACGCTTATGAAACCATTGCCGCCGATGTGATCGCCCGGTTCCAGCGGGCATCGGGGCGCGAGGTGCGGTTCCAGACCGGCACCGACGAGCATGGCCTGAAGATGGCGCAAAAGGCACGCGAACTCGGGGTTTCCCCCCGTGATCTTTGTGATGAAATGTCAGCGCATTTCAGAAATTTGTTCGACCTTCTTGAAATCGAGTACGACAACTTCATCCGGACTACGGAAGACCGCCATCACGCGGCCACGCAGGCTCTGTGGAAGGCGATGGAGGCCAATGGCGACCTTTATCTCGACCGTTACGAAGGATGGTATTCGATCCGGGACGAGGCCTATTACGACGAGAGCGAACTGACCGAAGGCGAGGGGGGTGAAAAGCTGTCCCCGCAAGGGACGCCCGTCGAATGGACAGTCGAGGAAAGCTGGTTCTTCCGCCTGTCAAAATATGCCGAGCCGCTGCTGGCGCTCTATCGCGACAATCCCGAGTTTATCCAGCCCGACAGCCGACGGAACGAGGTTATGCGTTTCGTCGAGGGCGGTTTGCGCGACCTTTCGGTATCGCGCACCAGTTTCGACTGGGGCGTGAAAGTGCCGGGTGCCGACGATCACGTGATGTATGTGTGGGTGGACGCGCTGACGAACTATCTCACCGGTCTCGGTTATCCCGACAAGACTGACGATTTTGCCAAGTTCTGGCCCGCCGATTTGCACTTGATCGGTAAGGATATCGTGCGGTTTCATGCGGTTTACTGGCCCGCATTCCTGATGAGCGCTGGCTTGCCCGTGCCCCGGCAGGTTTTCGGCCATGGCTTCCTGCTCAATCGCGGGCAAAAGGAATCCAAGTCGCTGGGCAATGTCACCGATCCGGTGGGGCTGGTCGAACAGTTCGGTGTCGATCCGCTGCGTTATTTCCTGATGCGCGAAATCGCCTTTGGTCAGGACGGCAGCTATTCTCCCGACGCCATCGTCACACGGTCGAATGCGGAACTTGCCAATAGTTTCGGCAATCTGGCGCAGCGCACTTTGTCCATGATTTTCAAAAATCTGGATGGAGAACTTACAGCGGGATTGCCGGAAGACGCAGCCGACGCGGAATTGATGTCCGCCGTCGCGGATGCGGTCAGCGGGCTGCGCGCCGGATTCGCCAAATTGGCATTCAGCGAGGGGCTGGAGGCATGGATGCGCGGTGTCTTTGCGTGCAACGCCTATGTCGATGAAATGGCGCCCTGGGCGCTGCGCAAAAGCGATCCGGAGCGGATGAAGGCCGTGCTCAACGTGCTGTTCCGCTGCGTGCGCGATCTGGCGATTGCGGTGCGTCCGGTGGTGCCGGGTTCGATCGACCGCCTGCTCGACCAGATGGGGATTGCCGGTGACACGCGCGATTATGCCGCGCTGGGCGATGCCGGCTGGTTCGCGGCGCTGATCGCCAGCGGGTTCAAGGTCGACAAGCCAACGGGCGTGTTCCCGCGCCTCGAAATGCCTGAGACCGAGGGCGCGGCGTAA
- a CDS encoding D-alanyl-D-alanine carboxypeptidase family protein: MEILSAKRLSGVTAALTLALVPALPAAQQKPATAASIQHPDPAKPPIQNVPVALIMDANAGVPFYAKDADRRFIPASLTKLMTVYTAFELLEEGRLTAGQRLPVSARTAREWSGKGSTMYSVANTSLSVDTLLKAILTVSANDGCVILAEGAAGSVEGWTALMNANAEKLGMKDSHFNTPNGWMDEGRTYTSARDLATLTRALLTEHGDLYRRYFALPTFSYNNITQNNRNPILGYVEGADGLKTGFTNEAGYGFVGSAERDGRRLIMVLGGAESSRLRKQVARDFIEWGFAAWDAQTIYGKGQPVGEVAVQGGSMRHVPVAAAQAVNLSVPHGARTDASVIMRYQGPVAAPIRKGQRVGELQVTREGGEIARFDLVATEDVAEANALQRLRNGLLGIFG; encoded by the coding sequence ATGGAAATTCTCTCGGCAAAACGCCTTTCGGGCGTGACGGCGGCATTGACGCTTGCGCTGGTGCCCGCCTTGCCTGCGGCCCAGCAAAAGCCCGCAACCGCCGCTTCGATACAGCATCCCGATCCCGCGAAGCCGCCGATCCAGAATGTGCCCGTCGCGCTGATCATGGATGCCAATGCGGGTGTACCGTTCTATGCCAAGGATGCCGACCGCCGCTTCATCCCCGCATCGCTGACCAAGCTGATGACGGTGTATACCGCGTTCGAATTGCTGGAAGAGGGGCGGTTGACGGCAGGCCAGCGCCTGCCGGTATCGGCCCGAACGGCACGCGAATGGAGCGGGAAGGGCTCCACCATGTATTCGGTGGCCAATACGTCGCTATCGGTCGATACGCTGTTAAAAGCGATCCTCACGGTTTCGGCCAATGACGGCTGTGTGATCCTTGCCGAAGGGGCCGCAGGAAGTGTCGAGGGCTGGACCGCGCTGATGAATGCCAATGCCGAAAAGCTTGGCATGAAGGACAGCCATTTCAACACGCCCAACGGGTGGATGGACGAAGGGCGCACCTATACCAGCGCGCGCGATCTGGCGACGCTGACACGCGCATTGCTGACAGAGCATGGCGACCTCTATCGCCGCTATTTCGCGCTGCCCACATTCAGCTACAACAATATCACCCAGAACAACCGCAACCCGATCCTTGGCTATGTCGAGGGGGCGGACGGGTTGAAGACCGGCTTCACGAACGAGGCGGGCTACGGCTTCGTCGGGTCGGCAGAGCGCGATGGCCGCCGCCTGATCATGGTGCTGGGCGGCGCGGAATCGAGCCGTTTGCGCAAACAGGTGGCGCGCGATTTCATCGAATGGGGCTTTGCCGCCTGGGACGCGCAGACCATTTACGGCAAGGGCCAACCCGTAGGCGAAGTGGCGGTGCAGGGCGGTTCGATGCGCCATGTGCCGGTGGCCGCGGCACAGGCTGTCAATCTCTCCGTCCCCCATGGTGCCAGAACGGACGCGAGTGTTATCATGCGTTATCAGGGGCCGGTCGCCGCACCCATCCGCAAAGGGCAGCGCGTGGGCGAATTGCAGGTTACGCGCGAAGGCGGAGAGATCGCCCGTTTCGATCTGGTCGCCACCGAAGACGTGGCAGAGGCCAATGCACTGCAACGGCTGCGTAACGGCCTGCTGGGAATTTTCGGGTGA
- the fumC gene encoding class II fumarate hydratase, with the protein MNSDSTRQESDSIGSIAVPASAYWGAQTQRSIDNFPFPAREQMPLAIVHALAMVKLAAARVNRAHGLPDDLSDAIEQAAQEVIAGKHDNQFPLVIWQTGSGTQTNMNVNEVIAGRANEILTGQRGGKAPVHPNDHVNKGQSSNDSFPTALHVAAVLATERELLPALGLLTDALDTKAQEWSDIVKIGRTHLQDATPLTLGQEFSAYVRQLRAGRARIEQALPDLRALAQGGTAVGTGLNAPTGFAADMAREISRIADSEFRPADNSFEALSSNDPLVQMSGSLSTIAVSLTKIANDIRWLGSGPRSGLGELQLPANEPGSSIMPGKVNPTQAEMLTMVAAQVIGNHQAVTVGGMQGAFELNVFKPLIGAGILRSIDLLAVSMTSFAERCVEGLQPDRARIADLVGRSLMLVTALAPEVGYDNAAKIAKHAHETGQSLKEAALELQLVDGRTFDRIVRAEDMI; encoded by the coding sequence GTGAACAGCGATTCGACGCGCCAGGAAAGCGACAGCATCGGCTCCATTGCGGTGCCTGCCAGCGCCTATTGGGGCGCGCAGACGCAGCGCAGCATCGACAATTTTCCGTTCCCCGCGCGTGAACAAATGCCGCTGGCCATCGTCCATGCCCTTGCAATGGTCAAGCTGGCGGCCGCGCGCGTCAATCGCGCCCATGGCTTGCCCGACGATCTGTCTGACGCCATCGAACAAGCCGCACAGGAAGTGATCGCGGGCAAGCATGACAATCAGTTCCCCCTGGTCATCTGGCAAACGGGCAGCGGCACGCAGACCAATATGAATGTGAACGAGGTGATCGCCGGCCGTGCGAACGAAATCCTGACCGGCCAGCGCGGCGGGAAGGCGCCAGTTCATCCCAACGATCACGTCAACAAAGGCCAGTCGTCGAATGACAGCTTTCCCACTGCGCTTCATGTGGCAGCCGTGTTGGCGACGGAACGGGAGTTGCTGCCCGCACTGGGCCTGCTGACCGATGCGCTCGATACCAAGGCGCAGGAATGGAGTGATATCGTAAAGATCGGCCGGACCCATTTGCAAGATGCGACCCCGTTGACACTGGGGCAGGAGTTTTCCGCCTATGTCCGCCAGCTCAGGGCAGGGCGCGCGCGTATCGAACAGGCGCTGCCCGATCTGCGCGCGCTGGCGCAGGGCGGCACGGCGGTCGGCACCGGCCTGAATGCGCCCACGGGTTTTGCGGCAGACATGGCGCGCGAAATCTCACGCATTGCGGACAGCGAGTTTCGCCCCGCCGACAACAGTTTCGAGGCGCTTTCTTCCAACGATCCTCTGGTGCAAATGTCGGGCAGCCTGTCGACGATTGCCGTATCGCTGACCAAGATCGCAAACGATATACGCTGGCTGGGCTCGGGGCCCCGTTCAGGCCTTGGCGAACTGCAATTGCCCGCGAACGAGCCTGGAAGCTCAATCATGCCGGGAAAGGTCAATCCCACACAGGCCGAGATGCTGACCATGGTGGCCGCGCAAGTCATCGGCAATCATCAGGCGGTAACCGTGGGCGGCATGCAGGGCGCGTTCGAACTGAACGTGTTCAAACCGCTCATCGGCGCGGGTATCTTGCGCTCTATCGATTTGCTGGCCGTCAGCATGACCAGCTTTGCCGAGCGCTGCGTCGAAGGGCTGCAACCTGATCGGGCGCGTATAGCCGATCTGGTGGGCCGCTCGCTGATGCTGGTCACCGCGCTGGCACCCGAAGTCGGTTACGATAATGCGGCCAAGATCGCCAAACACGCTCATGAAACCGGGCAAAGCCTGAAGGAGGCAGCGCTCGAACTGCAACTGGTTGACGGGCGGACCTTCGACCGGATCGTCAGGGCCGAAGATATGATCTGA